In Oncorhynchus tshawytscha isolate Ot180627B linkage group LG06, Otsh_v2.0, whole genome shotgun sequence, the following are encoded in one genomic region:
- the lg06h15orf40 gene encoding UPF0235 protein C15orf40 homolog, whose protein sequence is MFTQTRYLRLTRTTLFPVLHLSNFIQKHLSLYFCRRLSSSSHQLEGPLAARRNYSGNHNMPKKDKTNKTVGLQKPSEKPSPSGPVARNKNGVVTISVHAKPGSKQNAITDVSIEAVGVAIAAPPTDGEANAELVRYLSKVLELKRSEVVLDKGSRSREKIIKVTGSLTPEQVLDRLKQEASG, encoded by the exons ATGTTCACCCAAACCCGTTATCTTCGTTTAACCCGGACAACATTATTTCCGGTGTTACATTTGAGCAACTTTATCCAAAAGCATctgtctctctacttctgtcGGAGACTGTCCTCATCATCACACCAGCTTGAGGGACCTTTGGCAGCAAGAAGAAATTACTCTGGAAACCATAACATGCCCAAAAAGGACAAAACG aATAAAACTGTAGGCCTACAGAAGCCGTCGGAGAAACCTTCACCTTCTGGGCCAGTAGCTCGAAACAAGAACGGAGTGGTGACAATTTCAGTGCACGCGAAGCCTGGATCTAAACAGAACGCAATTACAG ATGTGTCTATAGAGGCAGTAGGTGTCGCTATTGCCGCACCGCCAACAGATGGGGAGGCCAATGCGGAGCTTGTGCGGTATCTCTCCAAGGTGCTGGAGTTGAAGAGAAGTGAAGTCGTTTTGGACAAG GGCTCCAGATCCAGAGAGaagattattaaagtgactgggtCACTAACTCCGGAGCAGGTGTTGGACAGGTTAAAGCAAGAGGCTTCTGGATGA